A region from the Musa acuminata AAA Group cultivar baxijiao chromosome BXJ1-10, Cavendish_Baxijiao_AAA, whole genome shotgun sequence genome encodes:
- the LOC135594745 gene encoding uncharacterized protein LOC135594745 — protein sequence MAKRGVHQKERDNNGGNGIRASHQGDVSKLPGKTIANYLKPTISSCHVGSCRYPRSQKQASEASSMATCSAKPGSSINKARLLTSVPERTPASISSKERARTRAAKSPMTAAISSKKRTTGIEKSPVTTAIGLKERTRRTDGRSSMAAISPKPSLGKAFKTPTSGKAVPVRKANVAATTSTTAAKSEDDKVIHVDDETQTQDQAKGTQVEVEQPHESKAKVESEEPKAAKTDDDEVSHETEGKMELQRESEVGGDKTVAQEKEKGEEERVPPKGPANGRNEPLPAYNAVIEEKATKLAARRNKVLALAGAFESVISLQMPEPSSQEQAAMTMRSVSRGRGRAAQSTQQPTEEGKGGNEGAN from the coding sequence ATGGCGAAGAGAGGAGTGCATCAGAAAGAGAGGGACAACAATGGAGGAAATGGCATCAGAGCCTCCCACCAAGGGGACGTTTCAAAGCTGCCGGGGAAGACGATAGCGAACTATCTGAAGCCCACCATAAGCTCCTGCCATGTCGGCAGCTGCAGGTATCCCAGGAGCCAGAAACAAGCTTCCGAGGCCTCTTCCATGGCTACCTGCTCTGCCAAGCCTGGAAGCTCCATCAACAAAGCTCGCTTGCTCACCTCTGTGCCCGAAAGAACTCCTGCATCGATCAGCTCCAAAGAGAGAGCAAGGACCAGAGCTGCCAAGTCTCCAATGACAGCAGCAATCAGCTCAAAGAAGAGAACGACGGGAATCGAGAAATCTCCAGTGACGACAGCAATCGGCTTAAAAGAGAGAACCAGAAGAACTGATGGGAGATCTTCCATGGCTGCGATCTCTCCGAAACCAAGCTTGGGGAAGGCATTCAAGACTCCAACAAGCGGGAAAGCAGTTCCGGTCAGGAAGGCCAACGTCGCTGCCACGACCTCCACCACTGCGGCCAAATCGGAGGACGACAAGGTGATACATGTCGACGATGAAACCCAAACACAAGACCAGGCAAAGGGCACACAAGTGGAGGTAGAACAGCCACACGAGAGCAAGGCCAAGGTAGAGAGCGAAGAGCCAAAAGCAGCCAAGACGGACGACGACGAGGTCTCACACGAGACGGAAGGAAAGATGGAACTGCAGCGGGAGAGCGAGGTGGGAGGAGACAAGACAGTGGCACAAGAGAAGGAAAAGGGTGAGGAAGAGCGGGTGCCGCCAAAGGGGCCAGCGAACGGGAGGAACGAGCCGCTGCCGGCTTACAATGCTGTGATAGAGGAGAAGGCCACCAAGCTGGCGGCGCGGCGGAACAAGGTGTTGGCACTCGCGGGGGCCTTCGAGTCCGTCATCTCGTTGCAGATGCCGGAACCGAGTTCACAGGAGCAGGCGGCGATGACGATGAGGAGCGTCAGTAGGGGCCGCGGCAGAGCTGCTCAATCAACCCAGCAACCGACGGAGGAAGGGAAGGGTGGGAACGAGGGAGCCAATTGA
- the LOC104000156 gene encoding uncharacterized protein LOC104000156: protein MPTPQPPRINLGDLKLQIDKKLGPERSQQYFAYLTLLLSQRLSKPDFNRYCLPILGHENIHLHNQLIRSILKNAFQAKTPPPLGPEKATFKPIEAVGKKSSQDESMVNHLAAPTPMYSVWSNGSILSPSSHKVRSCIQDRRIKDRPIPLGQNGTADATYHESSVPLDKNVATENGTLGPRNRKRPMQHHQGVPSEQPAKRSRAGDLTPHAQAFLESKDLVEVEAMKDREELRQAVDLSSGRGPLEAPLGVPFCPASLGGAQRSLPLGTTSSSGSLTSNYYHGELCHSEILKKRMEKIAEAHGLEGVALDCSNLLNNGLDAYLKRLIRSCVELLGSKSGHDHMKHPFFQQQAQMTPINGVWPGNHMHAQNSSGSLNHMQWLKTHPVSVQDFRIAMELNPQQLGEDWPLLLEKICLHSYED, encoded by the coding sequence ATGCCGACGCCACAGCCTCCCCGGATCAACCTCGGTGACCTGAAGTTGCAGATAGATAAAAAGCTCGGCCCCGAACGGTCCCagcaatattttgcttatttgACTCTGTTATTGTCACAGAGGTTGAGCAAACCAGATTTCAACAGGTACTGCCTACCGATCCTCGGGCACGAGAACATCCATTTGCACAACCAGCTTATTCGCTCGATCCTCAAGAATGCCTTTCAGGCAAAAACTCCACCTCCACTTGGCCCTGAGAAGGCTACTTTCAAGCCCATTGAAGCTGTTGGAAAGAAATCGTCTCAAGATGAAAGCATGGTTAATCATTTGGCAGCACCGACACCGATGTACAGTGTATGGTCCAATGGGAGTATCTTGTCACCATCTTCTCACAAGGTCAGATCGTGCATTCAAGACCGGAGGATCAAAGACCGGCCTATTCCTCTTGGACAGAATGGAACAGCGGATGCGACTTACCATGAATCCTCGGTGCCCTTGGACAAGAATGTTGCCACAGAGAATGGCACTCTTGGTCCTCGGAATCGGAAGAGACCGATGCAGCATCATCAAGGTGTTCCTTCAGAACAGCCTGCAAAGCGATCACGAGCAGGAGATTTGACACCTCATGCTCAAGCTTTTCTAGAGAGCAAGGATTTGGTTGAggttgaagccatgaaagataggGAAGAGTTGCGACAAGCTGTTGATTTGTCCTCTGGGAGAGGACCTCTTGAGGCTCCACTTGGCGTTCCTTTCTGTCCTGCAAGTTTGGGTGGGGCACAAAGATCTTTGCCTTTAGGAACTACTTCTAGTAGCGGTAGTCTTACAAGTAACTATTACCATGGAGAATTATGTCATAGCGAGATATTGAAGAAAAGGATGGAGAAAATAGCAGAAGCACATGGCTTGGAGGGAGTCGCATTGGACTGCTCTAACCTATTAAATAATGGCCTAGATGCTTATTTGAAGCGTCTAATTAGGTCATGTGTTGAGTTATTAGGATCAAAGTCAGGTCATGATCATATGAAGCATCCATTCTTCCAGCAGCAAGCTCAGATGACACCAATTAACGGAGTTTGGCCTGGAAATCACATGCATGCGCAGAATAGTTCTGGATCTTTAAACCACATGCAATGGCTGAAAACACACCCAGTATCTGTTCAGGATTTTAGGATTGCAATGGAGCTGAACCCACAGCAACTTGGTGAAGATTGGCCATTGCTACTCGAGAAAATATGCCTCCATTCATATGAAGATTAA